CCGCCGGACAGCATCATCGGGTTGAGCTTTTCCTTGCTCAGCAGGCCGACCTTGTCCAGCGCGGCGCGCACGCGCTTGCCGATGTCGGCGCGGGGGAAGCCCGCGATGATCAGCGGCAGGGCGACGTTGTCGTAGACGCTGCGGTCGAACAGCAGCTGGTGATTCTGGTGCACCATGCCGATGCGCCGCCGCACCAGGGGAATGCCGCTGCGGCCGACCCGGTTCAGGGGGATGCCGTCCACCACGATCTCGCCGGCGCTGGGCCGTTCGATCATCATGATCAGCTTCAGCAGGGTGCTCTTGCCTGCGCCGGAATGCCCGGTGAGGAACGTCAGCTCGCCGGCGGGCAGGCGCAGCGATACCTGGCGCAGGGCATCCTTGCTGCCCATGCCCGGGCTGGTGTAGCGCTTGCTGACACGATCGAGCTGGATCATCCCCCGGTGACATCCTCGAACAG
This sequence is a window from Isoalcanivorax indicus. Protein-coding genes within it:
- the ftsE gene encoding cell division ATP-binding protein FtsE, with translation MIQLDRVSKRYTSPGMGSKDALRQVSLRLPAGELTFLTGHSGAGKSTLLKLIMMIERPSAGEIVVDGIPLNRVGRSGIPLVRRRIGMVHQNHQLLFDRSVYDNVALPLIIAGFPRADIGKRVRAALDKVGLLSKEKLNPMMLSGGEQQRIGIARAVVNKPPLLLADEPTGNLDPELSAEIMDLFRDFARVGVAVMIATHDLSLIARYPHRLLTLREGTLVADREEVGHGA